One Punica granatum isolate Tunisia-2019 chromosome 3, ASM765513v2, whole genome shotgun sequence genomic window carries:
- the LOC116200933 gene encoding uncharacterized protein LOC116200933 isoform X11, whose amino-acid sequence MPTAHDPTIASTDARICSKELKRAGPASPHNVETAFSEKDINKVGFGAPAGPGKRIGEEMDRWEIFPEANMSVLDLLGDDGSNQNPEVKQVNEDHVAFSVDGTGLGRVATETPIQSRHHQSRTFSNSVFSPSNNPSDCNFFADGSHAPYGSRCEVDLSIPDVNVACSLSPRSSFSQQTWNSFSIPEQETSGFLDSFEHNLDVSRQKLSSCCGKSYGGTDNISKNIWDAPRVSSDDDLSYGKSRKVSSIDCLFKWDNISGDYTRTHHRNQGPFDHAFNNVHLLKKRDTPKATDNFSKPESSARKFFADIDRSCTVMEEPKDSLSSKRGNMPNAAAPDAGLRHPGNKLAHAAWLGTNMPKLADHEELSFPFKSKTHLDSSVHLKKKLFYESNWLQGRALPVDSDFSSIHGARKKRAACPCVSPWNVDSINAYREIDFSADDQLPFDQSEHYPDSVSCQHSSRFISATFGCDKIFEQFNYHNFHCLPKDGSDSAFDSLYAEINYMASNLSHVAGSGGEMSMKERAGGENVPNFLPEQFEEFQVKSEAFGAKDCLSTENGQSGDDHVSVDINQVKDEASGAMRDVKTACHAGCSEKMSSAGISTREFKTTDQKKYLGVAVTPRGHHIHGEN is encoded by the exons ATGCCTACTGCACATGATCCAACTATTGCAAGTACGGATGCTCGTATATGCTCCAAGGAGTTGAAGAGAGCAG GTCCTGCATCTCCACACAATGTTGAGACTGCATTTTCTGAAAAGGATATCAACAA AGTTGGTTTTGGAGCTCCTGCTGGCCCAGGCAAAAGAATTGGTGAAGAGATGGATCGATGGGAGATATTCCCTGAAGCAA ATATGTCAGTCCTGGATCTTCTTGGGGATGATGGGTCCAATCAAAACCCGGAAGTCAAGCAAGTAAATGAAGATCACGTGGCTTTCTCAGTAGATGGTACAG GCTTAGGTAGAGTGGCTACAGAAACACCAATTCAGTCACGGCACCACCAAAGCAG AACTTTTTCCAATAGTGTTTTCTCACCATCAAACAATCCTAGCGATTGCAATTTTTTTGCAGACGGTAGTCATGCACCATATGGATCCAGATGTGAAGTG GATTTAAGTATTCCAGATGTTAATGTAGCCTGCAGCCTCAGTCCAAGATCTAGCTTTTCACAACAAACTTGGAATTCATTCAGCATTCCTGAGCAGGAGACATCAGGATTTTTGGATAGTTTCGAACATAATCTGGATGTCAGCAGACAAAAGCTTTCATCTTGTTGTGGGAAATCCTATGGCGGCACTGATAACATCAGCAAAAATATATGGGATG CCCCGCGTGTCTCCTCTGATGATGATCTCTCTTATGGAAAAAGTCGCAAAGTATCATCTATAGACTGTCTGTTCAAATGGGATAATATATCTGGTGACTATACAAGAACACATCATCGAAATCAGGGACCATTTGACCATGCTTTTAATAATGTTCACTTACTGAAGAAAAG GGATACTCCTAAAGCTACAGACAACTTCAGCAAGCCAG AATCTTCTGCACGTAAATTTTTTGCAGATATAGATCGGTCATGCACAGTGAtggaagagccaaaagatAGTTTGAGCTCAAAGAG GGGCAACATGCCCAATGCTGCTGCCCCCGACGCCGGTTTAAGGCATCCAGGTAACAAACTTGCCCACGCTGCTTGGCTTGGAACTAACATGCCTAAATTAGCGGATCATGAAGAGCTGTCATTTCCATTCAAATCAAAAACACACCTGGACTCAAGTGTGCACCTGAAGAAGAAGTTGTTCTATGAAAGCAATTGGTTGCAAGGAAGAGCTCTTCCTGTAGATTCAGATTTTAGCTCCATCCATGGAGCCAGAAAGAAAAGGGCTGCATGCCCATGCGTCAGCCCTTGGAATGTAGATTCCATCAATGCATATCGTGAGATTGACTTCAGTGCAGATGACCAATTGCCCTTTGATCAGTCTGAGCATTATCCAGATTCTGTCAGCTGTCAGCATTCCAGCCGTTTCATTTCTGCCACATTTGGATGTGACAAGATATTCGAACAATTTAACTACCACAATTTCCATTGTCTTCCCAAAGATGGATCTGACTCGGCATTTGATTCTCTTTATGCTGAGATAAATTACATGGCTTCAAACTTGTCTCATGTTGCTGGCTCTGGTGGAGAGATGTCAATGAAGGAGAGAGCTGGTGGAGAAAATGTACCAAATTTCCTGCCTGAGCAATTTGAAGAGTTTCAAGTCAAGAGTGAAGCTTTCGGAGCGAAAGATTGCTTGTCCACTGAGAATGGACAGTCAGGTGATGATCATGTCTCAGTTGATATCAACCAAGTGAAAGATGAGGCTTCAGGTGCAATGAGGGATGTGAAAACAGCTTGTCACGCAGGCTGCAGTGAAAAGATGTCTTCTGCAGGAATATCTACCCGAGAGTTCAAGACCACTGATCAAAAGAA GTATCTGGGTGTTGCAGTAACCCCGCGGGGCCATCATATACACGGAGAGAACTG A
- the LOC116200933 gene encoding uncharacterized protein LOC116200933 isoform X6, which yields MVTLDDCADRGKQQSRKSTQKRQKQYFEQKKRRQQQTAGLDNFDDGMVRYGEQQEERCRSLDILSFLNFSTNQQQHRSGHPDEMPTAHDPTIASTDARICSKELKRAGPASPHNVETAFSEKDINKVGFGAPAGPGKRIGEEMDRWEIFPEANMSVLDLLGDDGSNQNPEVKQVNEDHVAFSVDGTGLGRVATETPIQSRHHQSSDCNFFADGSHAPYGSRCEVDLSIPDVNVACSLSPRSSFSQQTWNSFSIPEQETSGFLDSFEHNLDVSRQKLSSCCGKSYGGTDNISKNIWDAPRVSSDDDLSYGKSRKVSSIDCLFKWDNISGDYTRTHHRNQGPFDHAFNNVHLLKKRDTPKATDNFSKPESSARKFFADIDRSCTVMEEPKDSLSSKRGNMPNAAAPDAGLRHPGNKLAHAAWLGTNMPKLADHEELSFPFKSKTHLDSSVHLKKKLFYESNWLQGRALPVDSDFSSIHGARKKRAACPCVSPWNVDSINAYREIDFSADDQLPFDQSEHYPDSVSCQHSSRFISATFGCDKIFEQFNYHNFHCLPKDGSDSAFDSLYAEINYMASNLSHVAGSGGEMSMKERAGGENVPNFLPEQFEEFQVKSEAFGAKDCLSTENGQSGDDHVSVDINQVKDEASGAMRDVKTACHAGCSEKMSSAGISTREFKTTDQKKYLGVAVTPRGHHIHGEN from the exons ATGGTCACTCTCGATGATTGTGCTGACCGGGGAAAACAACAGTCCAGGAAGTCCACGCAGAAGAG GCAGAAGCAATACTTTGAGCAAAAGAAAAGGCGACAGCAGCAGACGGCCGGTCTGGACAACTTCGATGATGGAATGGTTAGATATGGCGAACAGCAGGAAGAGCGTTGTCGATCACTGGATATCCTCAGCTTTCTAAATTTTTCAACTAATCAACAGCAGCATAGATCAGGTCATCCAGATG AGATGCCTACTGCACATGATCCAACTATTGCAAGTACGGATGCTCGTATATGCTCCAAGGAGTTGAAGAGAGCAG GTCCTGCATCTCCACACAATGTTGAGACTGCATTTTCTGAAAAGGATATCAACAA AGTTGGTTTTGGAGCTCCTGCTGGCCCAGGCAAAAGAATTGGTGAAGAGATGGATCGATGGGAGATATTCCCTGAAGCAA ATATGTCAGTCCTGGATCTTCTTGGGGATGATGGGTCCAATCAAAACCCGGAAGTCAAGCAAGTAAATGAAGATCACGTGGCTTTCTCAGTAGATGGTACAG GCTTAGGTAGAGTGGCTACAGAAACACCAATTCAGTCACGGCACCACCAAAGCAG CGATTGCAATTTTTTTGCAGACGGTAGTCATGCACCATATGGATCCAGATGTGAAGTG GATTTAAGTATTCCAGATGTTAATGTAGCCTGCAGCCTCAGTCCAAGATCTAGCTTTTCACAACAAACTTGGAATTCATTCAGCATTCCTGAGCAGGAGACATCAGGATTTTTGGATAGTTTCGAACATAATCTGGATGTCAGCAGACAAAAGCTTTCATCTTGTTGTGGGAAATCCTATGGCGGCACTGATAACATCAGCAAAAATATATGGGATG CCCCGCGTGTCTCCTCTGATGATGATCTCTCTTATGGAAAAAGTCGCAAAGTATCATCTATAGACTGTCTGTTCAAATGGGATAATATATCTGGTGACTATACAAGAACACATCATCGAAATCAGGGACCATTTGACCATGCTTTTAATAATGTTCACTTACTGAAGAAAAG GGATACTCCTAAAGCTACAGACAACTTCAGCAAGCCAG AATCTTCTGCACGTAAATTTTTTGCAGATATAGATCGGTCATGCACAGTGAtggaagagccaaaagatAGTTTGAGCTCAAAGAG GGGCAACATGCCCAATGCTGCTGCCCCCGACGCCGGTTTAAGGCATCCAGGTAACAAACTTGCCCACGCTGCTTGGCTTGGAACTAACATGCCTAAATTAGCGGATCATGAAGAGCTGTCATTTCCATTCAAATCAAAAACACACCTGGACTCAAGTGTGCACCTGAAGAAGAAGTTGTTCTATGAAAGCAATTGGTTGCAAGGAAGAGCTCTTCCTGTAGATTCAGATTTTAGCTCCATCCATGGAGCCAGAAAGAAAAGGGCTGCATGCCCATGCGTCAGCCCTTGGAATGTAGATTCCATCAATGCATATCGTGAGATTGACTTCAGTGCAGATGACCAATTGCCCTTTGATCAGTCTGAGCATTATCCAGATTCTGTCAGCTGTCAGCATTCCAGCCGTTTCATTTCTGCCACATTTGGATGTGACAAGATATTCGAACAATTTAACTACCACAATTTCCATTGTCTTCCCAAAGATGGATCTGACTCGGCATTTGATTCTCTTTATGCTGAGATAAATTACATGGCTTCAAACTTGTCTCATGTTGCTGGCTCTGGTGGAGAGATGTCAATGAAGGAGAGAGCTGGTGGAGAAAATGTACCAAATTTCCTGCCTGAGCAATTTGAAGAGTTTCAAGTCAAGAGTGAAGCTTTCGGAGCGAAAGATTGCTTGTCCACTGAGAATGGACAGTCAGGTGATGATCATGTCTCAGTTGATATCAACCAAGTGAAAGATGAGGCTTCAGGTGCAATGAGGGATGTGAAAACAGCTTGTCACGCAGGCTGCAGTGAAAAGATGTCTTCTGCAGGAATATCTACCCGAGAGTTCAAGACCACTGATCAAAAGAA GTATCTGGGTGTTGCAGTAACCCCGCGGGGCCATCATATACACGGAGAGAACTG A
- the LOC116200933 gene encoding uncharacterized protein LOC116200933 isoform X5, with product MVTLDDCADRGKQQSRKSTQKRQKQYFEQKKRRQQQTAGLDNFDDGMVRYGEQQEERCRSLDILSFLNFSTNQQQHRSGHPDEMPTAHDPTIASTDARICSKELKRAGPASPHNVETAFSEKDINKVGFGAPAGPGKRIGEEMDRWEIFPEANMSVLDLLGDDGSNQNPEVKQVNEDHVAFSVDGTGLGRVATETPIQSRHHQSRTFSNSVFSPSNNPSDCNFFADGSHAPYGSRCEVDLSIPDVNVACSLSPRSSFSQQTWNSFSIPEQETSGFLDSFEHNLDVSRQKLSSCCGKSYGGTDNISKNIWDAPRVSSDDDLSYGKSRKVSSIDCLFKWDNISGDYTRTHHRNQGPFDHAFNNVHLLKKRDTPKATDNFSKPDIDRSCTVMEEPKDSLSSKRGNMPNAAAPDAGLRHPGNKLAHAAWLGTNMPKLADHEELSFPFKSKTHLDSSVHLKKKLFYESNWLQGRALPVDSDFSSIHGARKKRAACPCVSPWNVDSINAYREIDFSADDQLPFDQSEHYPDSVSCQHSSRFISATFGCDKIFEQFNYHNFHCLPKDGSDSAFDSLYAEINYMASNLSHVAGSGGEMSMKERAGGENVPNFLPEQFEEFQVKSEAFGAKDCLSTENGQSGDDHVSVDINQVKDEASGAMRDVKTACHAGCSEKMSSAGISTREFKTTDQKKYLGVAVTPRGHHIHGEN from the exons ATGGTCACTCTCGATGATTGTGCTGACCGGGGAAAACAACAGTCCAGGAAGTCCACGCAGAAGAG GCAGAAGCAATACTTTGAGCAAAAGAAAAGGCGACAGCAGCAGACGGCCGGTCTGGACAACTTCGATGATGGAATGGTTAGATATGGCGAACAGCAGGAAGAGCGTTGTCGATCACTGGATATCCTCAGCTTTCTAAATTTTTCAACTAATCAACAGCAGCATAGATCAGGTCATCCAGATG AGATGCCTACTGCACATGATCCAACTATTGCAAGTACGGATGCTCGTATATGCTCCAAGGAGTTGAAGAGAGCAG GTCCTGCATCTCCACACAATGTTGAGACTGCATTTTCTGAAAAGGATATCAACAA AGTTGGTTTTGGAGCTCCTGCTGGCCCAGGCAAAAGAATTGGTGAAGAGATGGATCGATGGGAGATATTCCCTGAAGCAA ATATGTCAGTCCTGGATCTTCTTGGGGATGATGGGTCCAATCAAAACCCGGAAGTCAAGCAAGTAAATGAAGATCACGTGGCTTTCTCAGTAGATGGTACAG GCTTAGGTAGAGTGGCTACAGAAACACCAATTCAGTCACGGCACCACCAAAGCAG AACTTTTTCCAATAGTGTTTTCTCACCATCAAACAATCCTAGCGATTGCAATTTTTTTGCAGACGGTAGTCATGCACCATATGGATCCAGATGTGAAGTG GATTTAAGTATTCCAGATGTTAATGTAGCCTGCAGCCTCAGTCCAAGATCTAGCTTTTCACAACAAACTTGGAATTCATTCAGCATTCCTGAGCAGGAGACATCAGGATTTTTGGATAGTTTCGAACATAATCTGGATGTCAGCAGACAAAAGCTTTCATCTTGTTGTGGGAAATCCTATGGCGGCACTGATAACATCAGCAAAAATATATGGGATG CCCCGCGTGTCTCCTCTGATGATGATCTCTCTTATGGAAAAAGTCGCAAAGTATCATCTATAGACTGTCTGTTCAAATGGGATAATATATCTGGTGACTATACAAGAACACATCATCGAAATCAGGGACCATTTGACCATGCTTTTAATAATGTTCACTTACTGAAGAAAAG GGATACTCCTAAAGCTACAGACAACTTCAGCAAGCCAG ATATAGATCGGTCATGCACAGTGAtggaagagccaaaagatAGTTTGAGCTCAAAGAG GGGCAACATGCCCAATGCTGCTGCCCCCGACGCCGGTTTAAGGCATCCAGGTAACAAACTTGCCCACGCTGCTTGGCTTGGAACTAACATGCCTAAATTAGCGGATCATGAAGAGCTGTCATTTCCATTCAAATCAAAAACACACCTGGACTCAAGTGTGCACCTGAAGAAGAAGTTGTTCTATGAAAGCAATTGGTTGCAAGGAAGAGCTCTTCCTGTAGATTCAGATTTTAGCTCCATCCATGGAGCCAGAAAGAAAAGGGCTGCATGCCCATGCGTCAGCCCTTGGAATGTAGATTCCATCAATGCATATCGTGAGATTGACTTCAGTGCAGATGACCAATTGCCCTTTGATCAGTCTGAGCATTATCCAGATTCTGTCAGCTGTCAGCATTCCAGCCGTTTCATTTCTGCCACATTTGGATGTGACAAGATATTCGAACAATTTAACTACCACAATTTCCATTGTCTTCCCAAAGATGGATCTGACTCGGCATTTGATTCTCTTTATGCTGAGATAAATTACATGGCTTCAAACTTGTCTCATGTTGCTGGCTCTGGTGGAGAGATGTCAATGAAGGAGAGAGCTGGTGGAGAAAATGTACCAAATTTCCTGCCTGAGCAATTTGAAGAGTTTCAAGTCAAGAGTGAAGCTTTCGGAGCGAAAGATTGCTTGTCCACTGAGAATGGACAGTCAGGTGATGATCATGTCTCAGTTGATATCAACCAAGTGAAAGATGAGGCTTCAGGTGCAATGAGGGATGTGAAAACAGCTTGTCACGCAGGCTGCAGTGAAAAGATGTCTTCTGCAGGAATATCTACCCGAGAGTTCAAGACCACTGATCAAAAGAA GTATCTGGGTGTTGCAGTAACCCCGCGGGGCCATCATATACACGGAGAGAACTG A
- the LOC116200933 gene encoding uncharacterized protein LOC116200933 isoform X7, with product MVTLDDCADRGKQQSRKSTQKRQKQYFEQKKRRQQQTAGLDNFDDGMVRYGEQQEERCRSLDILSFLNFSTNQQQHRSGHPDEMPTAHDPTIASTDARICSKELKRAGPASPHNVETAFSEKDINKVGFGAPAGPGKRIGEEMDRWEIFPEANMSVLDLLGDDGSNQNPEVKQVNEDHVAFSVDGLGRVATETPIQSRHHQSSDCNFFADGSHAPYGSRCEVDLSIPDVNVACSLSPRSSFSQQTWNSFSIPEQETSGFLDSFEHNLDVSRQKLSSCCGKSYGGTDNISKNIWDAPRVSSDDDLSYGKSRKVSSIDCLFKWDNISGDYTRTHHRNQGPFDHAFNNVHLLKKRDTPKATDNFSKPESSARKFFADIDRSCTVMEEPKDSLSSKRGNMPNAAAPDAGLRHPGNKLAHAAWLGTNMPKLADHEELSFPFKSKTHLDSSVHLKKKLFYESNWLQGRALPVDSDFSSIHGARKKRAACPCVSPWNVDSINAYREIDFSADDQLPFDQSEHYPDSVSCQHSSRFISATFGCDKIFEQFNYHNFHCLPKDGSDSAFDSLYAEINYMASNLSHVAGSGGEMSMKERAGGENVPNFLPEQFEEFQVKSEAFGAKDCLSTENGQSGDDHVSVDINQVKDEASGAMRDVKTACHAGCSEKMSSAGISTREFKTTDQKKYLGVAVTPRGHHIHGEN from the exons ATGGTCACTCTCGATGATTGTGCTGACCGGGGAAAACAACAGTCCAGGAAGTCCACGCAGAAGAG GCAGAAGCAATACTTTGAGCAAAAGAAAAGGCGACAGCAGCAGACGGCCGGTCTGGACAACTTCGATGATGGAATGGTTAGATATGGCGAACAGCAGGAAGAGCGTTGTCGATCACTGGATATCCTCAGCTTTCTAAATTTTTCAACTAATCAACAGCAGCATAGATCAGGTCATCCAGATG AGATGCCTACTGCACATGATCCAACTATTGCAAGTACGGATGCTCGTATATGCTCCAAGGAGTTGAAGAGAGCAG GTCCTGCATCTCCACACAATGTTGAGACTGCATTTTCTGAAAAGGATATCAACAA AGTTGGTTTTGGAGCTCCTGCTGGCCCAGGCAAAAGAATTGGTGAAGAGATGGATCGATGGGAGATATTCCCTGAAGCAA ATATGTCAGTCCTGGATCTTCTTGGGGATGATGGGTCCAATCAAAACCCGGAAGTCAAGCAAGTAAATGAAGATCACGTGGCTTTCTCAGTAGATG GCTTAGGTAGAGTGGCTACAGAAACACCAATTCAGTCACGGCACCACCAAAGCAG CGATTGCAATTTTTTTGCAGACGGTAGTCATGCACCATATGGATCCAGATGTGAAGTG GATTTAAGTATTCCAGATGTTAATGTAGCCTGCAGCCTCAGTCCAAGATCTAGCTTTTCACAACAAACTTGGAATTCATTCAGCATTCCTGAGCAGGAGACATCAGGATTTTTGGATAGTTTCGAACATAATCTGGATGTCAGCAGACAAAAGCTTTCATCTTGTTGTGGGAAATCCTATGGCGGCACTGATAACATCAGCAAAAATATATGGGATG CCCCGCGTGTCTCCTCTGATGATGATCTCTCTTATGGAAAAAGTCGCAAAGTATCATCTATAGACTGTCTGTTCAAATGGGATAATATATCTGGTGACTATACAAGAACACATCATCGAAATCAGGGACCATTTGACCATGCTTTTAATAATGTTCACTTACTGAAGAAAAG GGATACTCCTAAAGCTACAGACAACTTCAGCAAGCCAG AATCTTCTGCACGTAAATTTTTTGCAGATATAGATCGGTCATGCACAGTGAtggaagagccaaaagatAGTTTGAGCTCAAAGAG GGGCAACATGCCCAATGCTGCTGCCCCCGACGCCGGTTTAAGGCATCCAGGTAACAAACTTGCCCACGCTGCTTGGCTTGGAACTAACATGCCTAAATTAGCGGATCATGAAGAGCTGTCATTTCCATTCAAATCAAAAACACACCTGGACTCAAGTGTGCACCTGAAGAAGAAGTTGTTCTATGAAAGCAATTGGTTGCAAGGAAGAGCTCTTCCTGTAGATTCAGATTTTAGCTCCATCCATGGAGCCAGAAAGAAAAGGGCTGCATGCCCATGCGTCAGCCCTTGGAATGTAGATTCCATCAATGCATATCGTGAGATTGACTTCAGTGCAGATGACCAATTGCCCTTTGATCAGTCTGAGCATTATCCAGATTCTGTCAGCTGTCAGCATTCCAGCCGTTTCATTTCTGCCACATTTGGATGTGACAAGATATTCGAACAATTTAACTACCACAATTTCCATTGTCTTCCCAAAGATGGATCTGACTCGGCATTTGATTCTCTTTATGCTGAGATAAATTACATGGCTTCAAACTTGTCTCATGTTGCTGGCTCTGGTGGAGAGATGTCAATGAAGGAGAGAGCTGGTGGAGAAAATGTACCAAATTTCCTGCCTGAGCAATTTGAAGAGTTTCAAGTCAAGAGTGAAGCTTTCGGAGCGAAAGATTGCTTGTCCACTGAGAATGGACAGTCAGGTGATGATCATGTCTCAGTTGATATCAACCAAGTGAAAGATGAGGCTTCAGGTGCAATGAGGGATGTGAAAACAGCTTGTCACGCAGGCTGCAGTGAAAAGATGTCTTCTGCAGGAATATCTACCCGAGAGTTCAAGACCACTGATCAAAAGAA GTATCTGGGTGTTGCAGTAACCCCGCGGGGCCATCATATACACGGAGAGAACTG A
- the LOC116200933 gene encoding uncharacterized protein LOC116200933 isoform X3 — MVTLDDCADRGKQQSRKSTQKRQKQYFEQKKRRQQQTAGLDNFDDGMVRYGEQQEERCRSLDILSFLNFSTNQQQHRSGHPDEMPTAHDPTIASTDARICSKELKRAGPASPHNVETAFSEKDINKVGFGAPAGPGKRIGEEMDRWEIFPEANMSVLDLLGDDGSNQNPEVKQVNEDHVAFSVDGLGRVATETPIQSRHHQSRTFSNSVFSPSNNPSDCNFFADGSHAPYGSRCEVDLSIPDVNVACSLSPRSSFSQQTWNSFSIPEQETSGFLDSFEHNLDVSRQKLSSCCGKSYGGTDNISKNIWDAPRVSSDDDLSYGKSRKVSSIDCLFKWDNISGDYTRTHHRNQGPFDHAFNNVHLLKKRDTPKATDNFSKPESSARKFFADIDRSCTVMEEPKDSLSSKRGNMPNAAAPDAGLRHPGNKLAHAAWLGTNMPKLADHEELSFPFKSKTHLDSSVHLKKKLFYESNWLQGRALPVDSDFSSIHGARKKRAACPCVSPWNVDSINAYREIDFSADDQLPFDQSEHYPDSVSCQHSSRFISATFGCDKIFEQFNYHNFHCLPKDGSDSAFDSLYAEINYMASNLSHVAGSGGEMSMKERAGGENVPNFLPEQFEEFQVKSEAFGAKDCLSTENGQSGDDHVSVDINQVKDEASGAMRDVKTACHAGCSEKMSSAGISTREFKTTDQKKYLGVAVTPRGHHIHGEN; from the exons ATGGTCACTCTCGATGATTGTGCTGACCGGGGAAAACAACAGTCCAGGAAGTCCACGCAGAAGAG GCAGAAGCAATACTTTGAGCAAAAGAAAAGGCGACAGCAGCAGACGGCCGGTCTGGACAACTTCGATGATGGAATGGTTAGATATGGCGAACAGCAGGAAGAGCGTTGTCGATCACTGGATATCCTCAGCTTTCTAAATTTTTCAACTAATCAACAGCAGCATAGATCAGGTCATCCAGATG AGATGCCTACTGCACATGATCCAACTATTGCAAGTACGGATGCTCGTATATGCTCCAAGGAGTTGAAGAGAGCAG GTCCTGCATCTCCACACAATGTTGAGACTGCATTTTCTGAAAAGGATATCAACAA AGTTGGTTTTGGAGCTCCTGCTGGCCCAGGCAAAAGAATTGGTGAAGAGATGGATCGATGGGAGATATTCCCTGAAGCAA ATATGTCAGTCCTGGATCTTCTTGGGGATGATGGGTCCAATCAAAACCCGGAAGTCAAGCAAGTAAATGAAGATCACGTGGCTTTCTCAGTAGATG GCTTAGGTAGAGTGGCTACAGAAACACCAATTCAGTCACGGCACCACCAAAGCAG AACTTTTTCCAATAGTGTTTTCTCACCATCAAACAATCCTAGCGATTGCAATTTTTTTGCAGACGGTAGTCATGCACCATATGGATCCAGATGTGAAGTG GATTTAAGTATTCCAGATGTTAATGTAGCCTGCAGCCTCAGTCCAAGATCTAGCTTTTCACAACAAACTTGGAATTCATTCAGCATTCCTGAGCAGGAGACATCAGGATTTTTGGATAGTTTCGAACATAATCTGGATGTCAGCAGACAAAAGCTTTCATCTTGTTGTGGGAAATCCTATGGCGGCACTGATAACATCAGCAAAAATATATGGGATG CCCCGCGTGTCTCCTCTGATGATGATCTCTCTTATGGAAAAAGTCGCAAAGTATCATCTATAGACTGTCTGTTCAAATGGGATAATATATCTGGTGACTATACAAGAACACATCATCGAAATCAGGGACCATTTGACCATGCTTTTAATAATGTTCACTTACTGAAGAAAAG GGATACTCCTAAAGCTACAGACAACTTCAGCAAGCCAG AATCTTCTGCACGTAAATTTTTTGCAGATATAGATCGGTCATGCACAGTGAtggaagagccaaaagatAGTTTGAGCTCAAAGAG GGGCAACATGCCCAATGCTGCTGCCCCCGACGCCGGTTTAAGGCATCCAGGTAACAAACTTGCCCACGCTGCTTGGCTTGGAACTAACATGCCTAAATTAGCGGATCATGAAGAGCTGTCATTTCCATTCAAATCAAAAACACACCTGGACTCAAGTGTGCACCTGAAGAAGAAGTTGTTCTATGAAAGCAATTGGTTGCAAGGAAGAGCTCTTCCTGTAGATTCAGATTTTAGCTCCATCCATGGAGCCAGAAAGAAAAGGGCTGCATGCCCATGCGTCAGCCCTTGGAATGTAGATTCCATCAATGCATATCGTGAGATTGACTTCAGTGCAGATGACCAATTGCCCTTTGATCAGTCTGAGCATTATCCAGATTCTGTCAGCTGTCAGCATTCCAGCCGTTTCATTTCTGCCACATTTGGATGTGACAAGATATTCGAACAATTTAACTACCACAATTTCCATTGTCTTCCCAAAGATGGATCTGACTCGGCATTTGATTCTCTTTATGCTGAGATAAATTACATGGCTTCAAACTTGTCTCATGTTGCTGGCTCTGGTGGAGAGATGTCAATGAAGGAGAGAGCTGGTGGAGAAAATGTACCAAATTTCCTGCCTGAGCAATTTGAAGAGTTTCAAGTCAAGAGTGAAGCTTTCGGAGCGAAAGATTGCTTGTCCACTGAGAATGGACAGTCAGGTGATGATCATGTCTCAGTTGATATCAACCAAGTGAAAGATGAGGCTTCAGGTGCAATGAGGGATGTGAAAACAGCTTGTCACGCAGGCTGCAGTGAAAAGATGTCTTCTGCAGGAATATCTACCCGAGAGTTCAAGACCACTGATCAAAAGAA GTATCTGGGTGTTGCAGTAACCCCGCGGGGCCATCATATACACGGAGAGAACTG A